Proteins co-encoded in one Halodesulfovibrio marinisediminis DSM 17456 genomic window:
- a CDS encoding DNA/RNA non-specific endonuclease, with the protein MKKLLQIVCLVLLTITPSTLLAEIYKELIPKENISDYIVHHEYYSLGYDEETEQAAWVMYEYTKEEASTPRVQRKDRFRPDPAIPTHSATLQDYKKSGFDRGHLAPAADMAFCTQAMRDSFLMSNMSPQRPKFNRGIWKKLEAQVRKWAEQDTIIVVTAGVLSGNQYIGRNHVLVPEAYYKIIYVPSQNKAIAFLLPNKGSKKKLSSFAVSINTIEALTGINFFSAMEDSQEDTLESQCNITSWDWARTK; encoded by the coding sequence ATGAAAAAGCTTCTGCAAATTGTATGTCTTGTTCTTCTTACAATCACTCCCTCCACGTTACTAGCAGAGATCTACAAAGAGCTTATTCCAAAAGAAAACATCTCAGACTACATTGTACATCATGAATATTATTCTCTCGGGTACGATGAAGAAACAGAACAAGCAGCGTGGGTTATGTACGAATATACTAAAGAAGAAGCCAGCACCCCTCGTGTTCAAAGAAAAGACAGATTCCGACCTGACCCCGCCATTCCTACACACTCTGCCACCCTGCAAGATTACAAAAAATCAGGTTTCGACCGAGGCCACCTTGCTCCTGCCGCCGATATGGCTTTTTGCACACAGGCAATGCGTGATTCGTTCCTCATGTCGAACATGAGCCCGCAACGTCCAAAGTTTAACCGCGGCATATGGAAAAAACTTGAAGCACAAGTCCGCAAGTGGGCTGAACAAGACACAATAATTGTAGTAACCGCAGGTGTCCTTTCAGGAAATCAGTACATCGGGCGCAACCATGTTCTCGTGCCGGAAGCGTATTATAAAATAATCTACGTCCCATCACAAAACAAAGCTATCGCTTTCCTATTGCCCAACAAAGGGTCGAAGAAAAAATTAAGCTCATTTGCTGTATCAATTAATACTATCGAAGCACTAACCGGCATTAATTTCTTTTCCGCCATGGAAGATTCTCAGGAAGACACCCTAGAAAGCCAATGCAACATAACAAGCTGGGATTGGGCTAGGACTAAATAG
- a CDS encoding TetR/AcrR family transcriptional regulator, whose product MDKKVIPARFKEIARNYYDSREQALNAWKEQRSQAHDASDTRSRIFNAARTIFSQKGHNATVREICHAADANVSAVNYHFGNKNSLLAAVLEEFLHEIRGIYPMHGGVTDLAEPEERLFGFTLGCVSRMLLWHGEEYRNLNKLLLDAFINDFEEFLHVSQRDWLELRGIVIPIIDAMTGNIWGARQLDSLTSGYFSQLFFYAMHIDDLLSVRSQEFFTDEQVYGIAQHITAFSIGGIKNYSELMDAEIDFPHLCDADCGKHARKLDGV is encoded by the coding sequence ATGGATAAAAAGGTAATTCCCGCACGATTTAAAGAAATTGCGCGAAATTATTATGATTCAAGGGAGCAAGCGTTAAACGCATGGAAGGAACAGCGCAGTCAGGCGCATGATGCGTCAGATACGCGTAGCCGCATTTTTAATGCGGCTCGTACTATTTTTTCCCAGAAAGGGCACAACGCAACAGTGCGTGAAATTTGCCATGCAGCAGATGCAAACGTATCTGCTGTTAATTATCATTTTGGAAATAAAAATAGCTTGTTAGCTGCTGTGCTTGAAGAGTTTTTGCACGAAATACGGGGTATATACCCTATGCACGGTGGGGTGACAGACCTTGCAGAACCTGAAGAAAGGTTATTTGGTTTTACCTTGGGCTGTGTAAGCCGGATGCTCCTCTGGCATGGTGAGGAATACCGGAATCTTAATAAGCTGTTACTTGATGCTTTTATTAATGATTTTGAAGAATTCTTGCATGTCTCGCAAAGGGACTGGCTTGAGCTTCGTGGGATAGTCATCCCGATTATTGATGCCATGACAGGGAATATTTGGGGCGCAAGGCAGCTTGATTCTTTAACCAGTGGCTATTTTTCGCAGCTATTTTTCTATGCTATGCATATCGATGACTTGTTGTCAGTACGAAGTCAGGAGTTTTTTACTGATGAGCAAGTGTATGGTATTGCGCAACATATTACTGCCTTCTCTATTGGGGGCATTAAGAATTATTCGGAGTTGATGGATGCAGAGATTGATTTCCCTCATTTGTGTGATGCTGATTGTGGCAAGCATGCTCGTAAGCTTGACGGCGTGTAG
- a CDS encoding aspartate ammonia-lyase, which translates to MNEQYRIEHDSLGDFQVPKDVYYGVHTARALQNFTITGIPLHHFPELVTSLARVKKACALTNFESKLLTDIQANAIIEACDDIIDGEYHDQFVVDMMQGGAGTSTNMNANEVIANLALEKMGFQKGDYTHLHPNDHVNCSQSTNDVYPTSARIAVLSICKELTDQQLELSAAFKERAEEFTSILKVGRTQLQDAVPITLGSEFAAYAVTIEEDVERVIQLSQLLKEINLGGTAIGTCINTPPHFSYKAVRHLSDLVGYELIPAANLIEASSDMGAFVTFSGTLRRISVKLSKICNDLRLLSSGPCAGFGEISLPAVQAGSSIMPGKINPVIPEVVNQVAYQVIGHDLTVTMAAEAGQLQLNVMEPVIILNVLQSVRMLVNAMHALATKCVNGITANEGRCTELLHQSSVMATALVPIIGYEKAADIAKLSLKERIPVAEAAVRLGIMTKEEVYEAFSTCHLA; encoded by the coding sequence ATGAACGAGCAATACCGCATTGAACATGACTCTCTTGGCGATTTTCAAGTCCCTAAGGATGTGTACTACGGAGTACACACAGCCCGTGCCCTCCAGAACTTCACCATCACCGGCATCCCCTTGCACCACTTTCCGGAACTGGTCACATCACTGGCGCGTGTAAAAAAAGCATGTGCCCTCACAAACTTTGAAAGTAAGCTTCTTACAGATATCCAAGCCAATGCCATTATTGAAGCCTGTGACGACATCATAGACGGTGAATACCACGACCAATTCGTCGTCGACATGATGCAAGGCGGTGCTGGCACCTCCACAAACATGAACGCCAACGAGGTTATTGCAAACCTTGCTTTGGAAAAAATGGGTTTCCAAAAAGGTGACTACACACACCTGCACCCTAATGATCATGTTAACTGCTCACAGTCTACAAACGATGTATACCCAACAAGTGCACGAATTGCTGTTTTAAGTATCTGCAAAGAACTTACAGATCAGCAACTGGAACTTAGTGCTGCATTCAAAGAACGCGCAGAAGAGTTCACCTCCATTCTTAAAGTCGGCAGAACCCAATTACAGGACGCAGTACCTATCACTCTCGGATCTGAGTTCGCAGCGTATGCAGTAACCATTGAAGAAGATGTGGAACGTGTCATACAGCTGTCCCAGTTGCTCAAAGAAATCAACCTTGGTGGTACCGCAATTGGTACATGTATCAACACACCGCCGCACTTTTCATATAAGGCTGTTCGACACCTTAGTGATCTTGTGGGGTATGAACTAATTCCTGCCGCTAACCTTATCGAAGCATCCTCCGACATGGGAGCATTTGTCACCTTCTCAGGCACACTTCGCCGCATCAGCGTCAAGCTATCCAAGATATGCAATGACCTCAGACTGCTCAGCAGTGGTCCTTGCGCTGGTTTTGGAGAAATCAGCCTGCCAGCAGTACAGGCAGGCTCTTCCATCATGCCGGGCAAAATAAATCCAGTTATTCCAGAAGTCGTCAATCAGGTTGCCTATCAGGTCATCGGACATGATCTTACTGTAACAATGGCTGCTGAAGCCGGTCAGCTCCAACTCAATGTTATGGAGCCGGTTATTATTCTCAATGTACTCCAATCTGTCCGCATGCTGGTGAATGCAATGCACGCCCTTGCTACAAAGTGCGTCAATGGTATCACTGCGAATGAAGGACGCTGCACTGAACTTCTTCACCAAAGTTCTGTTATGGCCACAGCCCTTGTGCCGATTATCGGATACGAAAAGGCTGCAGACATCGCCAAGCTCTCTCTTAAAGAACGTATTCCAGTTGCAGAAGCAGCGGTCCGGCTGGGCATCATGACCAAAGAAGAGGTCTACGAAGCGTTCAGCACATGCCACCTTGCATAG
- a CDS encoding efflux RND transporter periplasmic adaptor subunit, with protein sequence MQRLISLICVMLIVASMLVSLTACSNGEASETAQNVPESKEYVVNVKVEKLTPAAITDTIMLPGETEAIYDVSLAAEQDGLIEWVGVTEGDSVKADAQLVRIDLEALKAAKDRAEANLTMKKHQLKRRRKLYEGNVLSREELEQAETEFTVAETNLREAEVKYEHGIVVSPVAGMVNTVNVDPGEYVSKGNPIANIVNVDQIKITFNVPEMDVRFLSKGLTAPVVFDAYPREEWNGVVDFVAWKADPATRTFPVRLIVQNTDGRIRPGMIARASFVRRSLNDIVSIPLFSVIDKGGERIAFVEKNGVAEARTVKLGVIDGDRVQILAGLNVGENLIVAGHREVEDGVKVDVR encoded by the coding sequence ATGCAGAGATTGATTTCCCTCATTTGTGTGATGCTGATTGTGGCAAGCATGCTCGTAAGCTTGACGGCGTGTAGCAACGGTGAAGCAAGTGAAACTGCGCAGAATGTACCTGAATCAAAAGAATATGTTGTAAATGTAAAAGTTGAAAAGCTTACCCCTGCTGCAATCACCGATACAATAATGTTGCCGGGTGAAACTGAAGCTATATATGACGTTTCATTGGCTGCCGAGCAGGATGGTTTAATTGAGTGGGTTGGCGTGACAGAAGGGGATTCTGTTAAAGCTGATGCTCAGCTTGTCCGTATTGACCTTGAAGCGCTTAAGGCTGCAAAGGATCGCGCGGAGGCGAACCTTACGATGAAAAAGCATCAGCTAAAGCGTCGTAGAAAACTTTATGAGGGGAACGTACTTTCCCGTGAGGAACTTGAACAGGCAGAAACTGAATTTACCGTTGCAGAAACTAACTTGCGTGAAGCAGAAGTTAAATATGAACATGGTATCGTGGTGTCTCCTGTCGCCGGAATGGTGAACACTGTTAATGTTGATCCGGGCGAATATGTTTCCAAGGGCAATCCGATTGCAAATATTGTAAACGTTGACCAGATTAAGATTACCTTTAATGTACCGGAGATGGATGTACGTTTTCTCTCTAAGGGACTGACTGCGCCAGTTGTTTTTGATGCGTACCCGAGAGAAGAATGGAACGGGGTGGTCGACTTTGTTGCATGGAAAGCTGACCCCGCAACCAGAACATTCCCTGTTCGTCTCATTGTGCAAAATACTGATGGTCGTATCCGTCCGGGGATGATTGCCCGCGCAAGCTTTGTGCGGCGTTCCCTTAACGATATTGTTTCTATCCCACTTTTTTCTGTTATTGATAAGGGTGGAGAACGTATCGCGTTTGTTGAGAAAAACGGGGTAGCTGAAGCGCGTACCGTAAAGCTCGGTGTTATTGACGGCGACAGAGTACAGATTCTTGCCGGCTTGAATGTAGGTGAAAATCTCATTGTAGCAGGCCATCGGGAAGTTGAAGACGGCGTGAAGGTGGACGTTCGATGA
- a CDS encoding efflux RND transporter permease subunit: MILNEVALKRQSVVFVFLWLVVLAGLSSYFSLPREAEPDITIPYIFVNTTYDGVAPEDIEKLVTVPLERKLKGLADVEELRSTSKDGESAIAIKFLPSVDIDDALQKVRDKVDQAKGDLPSDLEDDPLVSEANFSDLPTMQVVLSGQFSLKRLKVFAEDLEDKLESVQGVLDARLIGGLEREIHVEFDLDRIAAYNVPFNALVNSVEKGNVNMPGGSMDIGDARYQVRVPEDFQNPSEINNIVAFVRDGKPVYLRDIASIRDHYKDPVTRSRMNGQNAVTLQIIKRSGANIVAVNQGVTVALEEAKKFLPPTLQLDVVGDRADDVRMMVSDLENNILTGLVLVLGVVFFFIGGRSAFFVSIAIPLSMLITFVLLRMLGITLNTVVLFSLILALGMLVDNGIVIVENIYRHMQEGKGRFEAAMDGTNEVAWPVITSTLTTVGAFFPMIFWPGVMGEFMSYLPRTVILALFGSLFVALVINPVLSSRYQTATPPKFADSGEENITGGRRIYLAMLNWSLDHRCAVLAISIVMFFGSIFAFGIYGKGVEFFPKAEPKRANVNIKAPVGTNLDATDRFMRVVERVGEEYGDVRFVIANTGSGSGGAFGGGGTGTHLGAVTLDFKPIAERGLQSSDIINEVRDRLTAMITGAEVRVEEEKGGPPTGSPINLEVYGKDMHELGAIVENIRGIIRDIPGPVDVKDDFVSGKPEVQIRVDKERAALLGLDTFTIAYTIKAAINGVKVGVFREGKDEYDILTKLPQNERQSIKALRRITVSGPAGEPIPLTSVASVKLASGLGAINHKDQKRVVTVSANVEGRLANDVIRDLDARLKEMSWPRGYSYTFTGEQEEQRKAQAFLSEAFVATIFLIFLVLVAQFNSMATPFIILTSVLLSLIGVFGGLLICGMPFGVVMTGVGVISLAGVVVNNAIVLIDYFEQLRAKGMKTREALIKAGLTRFRPVLLTAITTILGLLPMAVGISFDFFTFTFITKSDSTEWWSPMAVAVIFGLFVATMLTLLVVPVLCSLKDGAKARWGKLTKKDILEDEIEAVLKESIEESKKHKGAEAAPGDAA, encoded by the coding sequence ATGATACTTAATGAAGTAGCGTTGAAAAGGCAGTCCGTTGTATTTGTATTCTTATGGCTTGTAGTATTAGCTGGTTTAAGCAGTTACTTTTCACTGCCGCGTGAAGCTGAACCGGATATTACAATCCCATATATCTTCGTTAATACTACATACGACGGTGTTGCCCCTGAAGATATTGAAAAGCTTGTCACTGTTCCTCTTGAACGAAAACTTAAAGGGCTCGCTGATGTTGAAGAGCTTAGATCAACATCCAAAGATGGTGAATCCGCCATTGCTATTAAGTTTTTACCAAGTGTAGATATCGATGATGCATTGCAAAAAGTGCGTGATAAGGTTGATCAGGCTAAAGGGGATCTTCCAAGTGATCTAGAAGATGATCCTCTTGTTTCTGAAGCAAACTTCTCAGACCTGCCGACAATGCAGGTGGTTCTGTCGGGGCAGTTTAGTCTAAAGCGGCTTAAAGTGTTTGCAGAAGATTTGGAGGACAAGCTTGAATCTGTTCAAGGTGTTCTTGATGCACGTCTTATCGGCGGCCTTGAACGTGAGATTCATGTAGAGTTCGACCTCGACCGTATCGCGGCATACAATGTGCCATTCAACGCATTGGTGAATTCGGTTGAAAAGGGCAACGTGAACATGCCGGGCGGTTCCATGGATATTGGTGATGCCCGCTATCAAGTGCGAGTGCCGGAGGATTTTCAAAATCCTTCTGAAATTAATAATATTGTTGCGTTCGTGCGTGACGGTAAGCCTGTGTATCTTCGTGATATTGCGTCAATTCGTGACCATTACAAAGATCCAGTTACCCGAAGCCGTATGAATGGGCAGAATGCTGTTACACTTCAAATTATTAAGCGAAGTGGTGCGAATATTGTTGCGGTAAACCAAGGCGTTACTGTTGCTCTTGAAGAAGCAAAGAAGTTTCTTCCTCCGACCCTGCAACTTGATGTTGTGGGTGACAGAGCAGATGACGTTCGCATGATGGTGTCTGACCTTGAGAACAACATTCTTACAGGTCTTGTTCTGGTACTTGGCGTTGTATTCTTTTTTATCGGTGGTCGATCAGCGTTTTTTGTTTCTATTGCGATCCCGCTTTCGATGCTCATTACCTTTGTACTACTGCGTATGTTGGGCATTACGCTTAACACGGTTGTGCTGTTTTCGCTTATTTTGGCCCTCGGTATGCTGGTAGATAACGGCATTGTTATTGTAGAGAATATATACAGGCACATGCAGGAAGGCAAAGGCCGTTTCGAAGCGGCAATGGATGGTACAAATGAGGTGGCATGGCCTGTTATTACCTCAACTCTGACAACGGTAGGCGCCTTTTTCCCGATGATATTCTGGCCGGGTGTTATGGGCGAGTTTATGTCCTACTTGCCTCGAACAGTTATTCTTGCTTTGTTTGGTTCTTTGTTTGTTGCGCTTGTGATTAACCCGGTCCTTTCTTCACGCTACCAGACTGCGACCCCGCCTAAGTTTGCAGATAGCGGCGAGGAAAACATTACCGGAGGACGTCGCATCTATTTAGCGATGTTGAATTGGTCTCTGGATCATCGCTGTGCTGTTCTCGCAATTTCTATTGTAATGTTCTTTGGTTCCATTTTTGCTTTTGGCATATATGGCAAGGGCGTTGAGTTCTTTCCTAAAGCTGAACCGAAACGAGCAAACGTAAATATCAAGGCTCCGGTGGGAACAAACCTTGATGCTACTGATCGTTTTATGCGTGTTGTTGAACGCGTTGGTGAAGAATATGGAGATGTTCGCTTTGTTATTGCGAATACCGGCTCAGGTTCCGGTGGGGCCTTTGGCGGTGGTGGCACTGGGACACATCTTGGTGCTGTAACACTGGACTTTAAACCGATTGCAGAGCGTGGTCTCCAATCATCTGACATTATTAACGAAGTACGTGACCGTCTCACCGCTATGATTACCGGTGCAGAAGTACGAGTTGAAGAAGAGAAAGGCGGCCCTCCAACCGGTTCTCCGATAAATCTTGAAGTCTACGGCAAGGATATGCATGAGCTTGGTGCTATTGTCGAAAATATTCGCGGCATCATACGAGATATTCCGGGCCCTGTTGACGTAAAAGATGACTTTGTTTCCGGTAAGCCGGAAGTTCAGATTCGTGTTGATAAAGAGCGTGCTGCGTTGCTTGGCCTAGATACGTTTACAATTGCATACACTATTAAGGCTGCGATCAACGGTGTTAAGGTTGGCGTCTTCCGTGAAGGAAAAGACGAGTATGATATTCTGACAAAGCTTCCGCAAAACGAGCGTCAGTCTATTAAAGCTCTACGCCGAATTACTGTATCCGGTCCTGCTGGTGAGCCAATTCCGCTTACCTCTGTAGCATCTGTTAAGCTTGCATCCGGTCTTGGTGCAATTAACCACAAAGATCAGAAACGAGTAGTAACAGTTTCTGCAAATGTAGAAGGACGACTTGCGAACGATGTTATTCGTGATCTTGATGCTCGTCTTAAAGAAATGAGTTGGCCTCGCGGATACTCGTACACCTTTACCGGTGAGCAGGAAGAACAGCGTAAGGCGCAGGCGTTTCTTTCTGAAGCATTTGTTGCAACTATCTTCCTGATCTTCCTTGTGCTGGTTGCGCAGTTTAACTCAATGGCAACACCATTTATTATTCTTACCTCAGTGTTATTGTCACTTATCGGCGTATTCGGCGGGCTTCTTATTTGTGGAATGCCGTTCGGTGTCGTTATGACAGGTGTAGGGGTAATTTCATTGGCTGGTGTTGTTGTTAACAACGCAATTGTGCTTATTGACTACTTTGAACAATTGCGGGCTAAGGGAATGAAAACACGTGAGGCCCTTATCAAAGCCGGCCTTACACGTTTCCGCCCTGTATTGCTTACAGCGATCACTACTATTCTTGGCTTGCTGCCGATGGCAGTGGGTATCAGTTTTGACTTCTTTACGTTTACGTTTATCACGAAGTCTGACTCTACAGAGTGGTGGAGTCCTATGGCTGTGGCTGTGATTTTTGGTCTTTTTGTTGCGACAATGCTTACACTGCTTGTTGTCCCAGTACTTTGCTCCCTTAAAGATGGTGCAAAAGCACGTTGGGGAAAATTGACCAAAAAGGATATACTGGAAGATGAAATTGAAGCAGTACTTAAAGAATCCATAGAGGAAAGTAAAAAACATAAAGGTGCAGAGGCCGCACCGGGTGATGCCGCTTAG